From the genome of Leptospira licerasiae serovar Varillal str. VAR 010, one region includes:
- a CDS encoding cytidylyltransferase domain-containing protein, with translation MSGIHSTPKPEIRSLFAFIQARTGSTRFPKKVIRPIPFDSDKTILDHIHDRILKILPNSRIVYLIPEGDSELVSFLEKKDMNHFSGPLEDVRQRYILAAEKYKADAILRLTGDNPFYDVTHLDLLIQTFIESDSDLAYFKGLPLGTGGEVFRTSALLDLSDSQQEERHKEHVSIHIKEDPNRYKITAIPSLLTKEEGSRLANFRLTVDTPEDFETISELISRKSFEIIGNFNTKEFLEWEKEEPSLFRKNLDVPQVKFSLPSPNQTTKGKIGVLVAPAKEFGSGHFSRTSLLYSFLPYRGWEPEWISSFPKDGEYNILLIDHRDIEIPVSYKKTKVLLLDHFGEDRKKYDFWDLLPHPQNDPNFDWEQILIPPNLISTAISEKKNPTKDYGIFCYAGSLGKEESENLDQFLIRNSSKKKIRIGGTPPKSKEIEYFPRLSRVQYLQKLRSSEKFLGYFGQSLFEALYLKIPCATFSISPIHRELSNILERYNVSFTDLNGETKFSLGTKTVGENGYKLLLDKIDSL, from the coding sequence ATGAGTGGTATACATTCAACGCCTAAACCTGAGATCCGATCCTTATTCGCTTTTATACAAGCGAGGACCGGGTCCACAAGATTCCCTAAAAAAGTAATCCGTCCTATCCCTTTCGATTCGGATAAAACTATCTTGGATCATATCCATGATCGGATCTTAAAGATCTTACCGAATTCCAGGATCGTTTATTTGATCCCGGAAGGAGATTCGGAACTAGTATCTTTTTTGGAAAAGAAGGATATGAACCATTTCTCCGGGCCTTTGGAAGATGTTCGCCAAAGATACATTCTTGCCGCAGAAAAATATAAAGCGGATGCAATTCTAAGACTGACCGGAGACAATCCGTTTTATGATGTAACCCATTTAGATCTACTCATCCAAACATTTATAGAATCGGATTCGGATCTAGCATACTTCAAAGGATTACCCCTCGGAACAGGAGGAGAAGTTTTCAGAACTTCTGCACTTTTAGATCTTTCCGACTCACAACAAGAAGAAAGACATAAAGAACATGTTAGCATTCATATCAAAGAAGATCCGAATCGATACAAAATCACAGCAATCCCAAGCCTACTAACTAAAGAAGAAGGATCCAGATTAGCAAATTTCAGACTGACCGTGGACACTCCTGAGGATTTTGAAACGATCTCAGAGTTAATTTCTCGGAAATCTTTTGAAATCATCGGCAATTTTAATACAAAAGAATTTCTAGAATGGGAAAAGGAAGAGCCTTCTCTTTTTCGGAAAAATCTGGATGTTCCTCAGGTAAAATTTAGTCTACCTTCTCCGAACCAAACGACCAAAGGAAAAATTGGAGTATTGGTCGCTCCCGCAAAAGAATTCGGTTCCGGACATTTCTCTAGAACTTCCCTTTTGTATTCCTTTTTACCATACAGAGGCTGGGAACCCGAATGGATCTCGTCTTTCCCAAAAGACGGAGAATATAATATTCTTCTAATAGACCATAGGGATATCGAAATACCGGTCTCTTACAAAAAAACAAAAGTTTTACTATTGGACCATTTTGGAGAAGATCGAAAAAAATACGATTTTTGGGACCTTCTCCCTCATCCTCAAAATGATCCAAACTTCGACTGGGAACAGATCTTAATTCCTCCGAATCTGATCTCAACAGCTATAAGTGAGAAAAAGAATCCAACAAAAGATTACGGGATCTTTTGTTACGCAGGAAGCTTAGGAAAAGAAGAATCCGAAAATCTGGATCAATTCCTAATTCGAAATTCTTCTAAAAAGAAAATCCGGATCGGAGGAACTCCTCCAAAAAGTAAAGAGATCGAATATTTTCCCAGACTTTCACGAGTTCAGTATCTGCAAAAACTACGATCTTCCGAAAAGTTCTTAGGATATTTTGGCCAAAGCTTATTCGAGGCTTTGTATTTAAAAATACCTTGCGCTACTTTTTCTATTTCTCCGATCCATCGAGAACTTTCTAATATTTTAGAAAGATATAATGTTTCTTTTACGGATCTGAACGGAGAGACAAAGTTCTCTTTGGGAACAAAAACAGTCGGAGAAAATGGATATAAACTTCTTTTAGATAAGATAGATTCTTTATAA